The DNA window GCATTGGTATTCAATGCACGTGAGACAGCGGACAATTTGAAGAAATCTGGCGCATTTATTCCGGGCATTCGTCCTGGCGAGCAAACCGCGCGTTACATCGACAAGGTTATGACCCGTCTAACCTTTGGTGGCGCGCTATACCTGACCTTGGTGTGTTTGATTCCAGATGCACTCAACGTATGGGCAAATGTGACCTTTTATTTTGGTGGTACTTCATTGCTCATTATCGTTGTTGTGATTATGGATTTCATGGCACAAGTTCAGGCGCACTTGATGTCGCATCAGTATGATACGTTACTGAAAAAAGCGAACTTCAAGGCTGGGACAGCTGGGCAAATCCGTTAATTGGTTAGCGGTTATTGTTAAATCGGGAGAGTGAAATGAAAGTCCGTGCTTCAGTAAAAAAGATTTGCCGGAACTGCAAGATTATTCGGCGTCATGGTTCAGTTCGAGTCATTTGTAGCGACCCGCGGCATAAGCAGCGTCAAGGCTAAGACGTCGTTTACCTAAAGGGTTTGGTTGATTTTTGGTCGGGTCGGCGCTAAGATACGCGCCTTTTCCGGCCCAAGCCACAAGTATCAGGAGAGTTTGGCATATGGCCCGTATTGCAGGCATTAACATACCGGTAAATAAACACGCGGTTATCGCGTTAACCTCTATTTATGGCATTGGTCGCACACGCGCGAAGAATATTTGCGAAGCGGCTGGAATTGATCCAACGAAGAAAATTCGCGACTTGTCGCCTGAAGAAAT is part of the Gammaproteobacteria bacterium genome and encodes:
- a CDS encoding 50S ribosomal protein L36 → MKVRASVKKICRNCKIIRRHGSVRVICSDPRHKQRQG